A single genomic interval of Perca fluviatilis chromosome 19, GENO_Pfluv_1.0, whole genome shotgun sequence harbors:
- the LOC120548120 gene encoding zinc finger protein 518A: MDSVDICATTSRGDNKLRVNKKNRDRHKRLHLRKTAALPPTMQSEDKSGPKKIAEWEQSTVWPSLKKPPQKAQQSQTNDNGNTLRFTCSQCRDNLEYVPKDLVKHFEENHKGSPPVFSCHTCTFSTHVFSYLQVHLLSHKDTFSSCSICNDNVQRTWPEFNAHLTTYHHQNGKYSCEMCQKFSTGDVRVFLEHMYAHNLGLEGAKDLSLHTKGKNKKTDQTLRCQHCGYEASQKWLITKHVKAVHVCQNGNQRKKKKKEEEVCSIAMKPNDPIPKIKPRLTRSAVREMCWLTQDCLSLPGREFLDKYCHLSDPQTTLEETQQFLMKSVAGENGDQKWTKALKTVWSNVPQDMSLHPKSENGIVSNSSDLTVLTVKNQITVAQNGATYTKRLKTMTSSPSSSDKETVSPESAPDDAGRAVDQNGCRSESKDRTPCPQTDTKLNNDVSTPAQSEPPECTQMQENRENRELKTDQGIQKQSNKPVEPMHEDGINITSEVKLMNESEEQTSVYEAAPRNKRWRRKRRARSKRADKRSSALALKIVLKKNPVKVKQWLSQSSLSPSAGGPTDDHHGPPSPHTTLEETAQILPNPLLTGEHQKKRTKAPEADPDGPSEAMTLSPQPKPGEELTPGCAAKPTASENMDGNTPGVSSTQDDADKSLSEAEVDESGSACKTGQSNSTAAAETEVQKGPENAPLQTSGSGTDCYLSGDEMAADGATTRSSCTKSSPVSHPVLTAEDKLNSEDLSLAPSSQPSDEVAEGVRGREVPADSCPDIRPEPSPASGRRWQTLPKNLERTLKLVAMNPSQLVKRPAGDQPVVVLNHPDADIPAVARIMEVINRYRGEVQKVVLSRRTVNALAAVDGEAPVANEPTEAPTNSAGHAKTSVRERFMLKLKLRRLSRKKYEVVGAVSPSRDVATKFRCWFCGRVFACQEMWMVHRQRHLMEWKRPNCEKLLNVAHTG, translated from the exons ATGGATTCAGTGGATATTTGCGCAACTACCTCCAGAggagataacaaactgcgcgTCAACAAGAAGAATAGAGATCGGCACAAACGGCTCCACCTCAGGAAAACTGCCGCTCTGCCTCCAACTATGCAAAGTGAAGATAAGAGTGGCCCAAAGAAGATAGCAGAGTGGGAGCAAAGCACAGTGTGGCCTTCATTAAAGAAGCCCCCCCAGAAAGCACAGCAGTCTCAGACAAATGACAACGGAAATACACTCAGGTTCACATGCTCTCAATGTAGGGACAACTTGGAATATGTTCCCAAAGACTTAGTGAAACACTTTGAGGAAAACCACAAAGGGAGCCCACCAGTTTTTTCCTGTCATACGTGTACTTTCAGTACGCATGTGTTCTCCTACCTTCAGGTTCATCTATTAAGCCACAAGGACACTTTTTCTAGTTGCAGCATTTGCAATGACAACGTTCAGCGCACATGGCCTGAATTCAATGCACACCTGACTACGTATCACCACCAAAATGGCAAATACTCATGTGAAATGTGTCAGAAATTCTCCACAGGTGATGTTAGAGTATTTTTAGAGCACATGTACGCACATAATTTGGGCCTGGAGGGAGCTAAGGATCTATCGCTGCATACAAAGGGCAAGAATAAAAAAACTGATCAAACTTTACGTTGTCAGCACTGTGGCTATGAGGCATCTCAGAAATGGTTGATTACTAAGCACGTTAAAGCTGTCCATGTTTGCCAGAATGGTAatcagaggaagaagaagaagaaggaggaggaggtttgTTCCATCGCAATGAAACCAAATGACCCGATCCCAAAAATCAAGCCTAGATTAACGAGAAGTGCAGTTAGGGAAATGTGCTGGCTGACGCAGGACTGCCTTTCTCTGCCAGGGAGAGAGTTCCTGGATAAATACTGCCATCTGTCAGATCCACAAACTACACTAGAGGAGACGCAACAGTTTTTGATGAAGTCTGTTGCCGGGGAAAACGGTGACCAGAAATGGACCAAGGCTCTTAAAACCGTTTGGTCAAATGTCCCTCAAGATATGAGTCTTCACCCCAAGTCAGAGAACGGCATTGTGTCGAACTCGTCGGATCTCACCGTCCTGACTGTCAAGAACCAGATAACTGTGGCTCAGAACGGCGCTACTTACACCAAAAGGTTGAAaacgatgacatcatcaccatcatcatcagacAAGGAAACGGTTTCCCCTGAAAGTGCGCCCGATGATGCTGGTCGTGCAGTTGACCAAAATGGATGTCGGTCAGAGTCGAAGGATCGTACACCTTGTCCACAGACTGACACCAAACTAAATAATGACGTCTCAACGCCAGCCCAGAGCGAGCCACCTGAGTGCACTCAAATGCAGGAAAACCGAGAGAATCGGGAATTAAAGACCGATCAGGGAATTCAGAAACAAAGTAACAAACCCGTGGAGCCTATGCACGAGGATGGGATTAATATCACCAGTGAGGTGAAGTTGATGAATGAGAGCGAAGAGCAGACATCCGTTTATGAAGCTGCACCGAGAAACAAGAGATGGAGACGAAAAAGAAGGGCCAGATCTAAAAGAGCGGATAAAAGGTCATCGGCATTGGCCTTAAAGATAGTGTTGAAGAAGAATCCAGTGAAGGTGAAGCAGTGGCTGTCGCAAAGCTCTTTGTCTCCATCAGCAGGTGGTCCGACGGATGACCACCATGGACCGCCAAGCCCTCACACGACGCTGGAGGAGACGGCGCAGATTCTCCCCAACCCGCTGCTAACGGGAGAACACCAGAAGAAACGGACCAAAGCGCCTGAGGCCGATCCGGACGGCCCCTCTGAAGCCATGACTTTAAGTCCACAACCAAAGCCGGGGGAAGAACTAACCCCCGGTTGTGCTGCAAAGCCAACGGCGTCTGAAAATATGGACGGAAACACGCCCGGCGTGTCATCGACGCAAGACGACGCAGACAAGTCCCTCTCTGAAGCAGAAGTCGACGAGAGCGGTTCAGCTTGTAAGACGGGCCAGTCAAATTCGACGGCTGCAGCGGAGACCGAAGTACAGAAGGGCCCTGAGAACGCACCGCTCCAAACATCGGGCAGCGGCACGGACTGCTATCTGTCGGGCGATGAGATGGCTGCTGATGGAGCGACGACTCGTAGCAGTTGCACCAAGTCCTCCCCTGTTTCCCACCCTGTTCTTACAGCAGAGG ATAAGCTGAACTCTGAAGATTTGAGCCTTGCTCCGTCTTCACAGCCCAGCGACGAGGTTGCTGAGGGGGTGAGAGGCAGAGAGGTGCCCGCTGACTCCTGCCCGGACATCCGACCGGAGCCCTCGCCAGCCTCCGGGCGTCGGTGGCAGACGCTCCCAAAGAACCTGGAGAGGACCCTGAAGTTAGTAGCCATGAATCCCTCTCAGTTGGTAAAGCGGCCAGCGGGAGACCAGCCTGTTGTGGTGCTAAATCATCCCGACGCCGACATCCCCGCGGTGGCCAGGATCATGGAGGTCATCAACAGGTACAGAGGGGAGGTGCAGAAGGTCGTGCTGTCACGGAGGACCGTGAACGCGCTCGCAGCCGTGGACGGCGAGGCCCCCGTGGCGAACGAGCCAACGGAGGCCCCAACCAATTCCGCGGGCCACGCCAAAACCTCTGTGCGGGAGCGATTCATGTTGAAATTGAAACTCCGTAGGTTGAGCAGGAAAAAGTACGAAGTAGTCGGCGCAGTCTCTCCCAGCAGGGATGTCGCGACCAAGTTTCGCTGCTGGTTTTGCGGCAGGGTCTTTGCATGTCAGGAAATGTGGATGGTCCATCGGCAGCGACATCTGATGGAGTGGAAAAGGCCAAACTGTGAAAAACTCTTAAATGTCGCACACACTGGATGA
- the ccnj gene encoding cyclin-J, with amino-acid sequence MELEDQWWKGQLAADIYKALRYKELELPSYKGQSPQLNLRRYFADLVAIVSNRFRLCPAARHLAVYLLDLFMDRYDVTVQQLHMVSLSCLLLASKFEEREDRVPKLETLNSLGCMSSMNLVLTKQGLLHMELLLLETFQWNLYLPTAAHFIEYYLSIAVHEGDLHDGWPMTCLEKTKLFMAKYADYFLEVSLQDHVFLCFAPSLVSAACVATSRLILHLSPTWPPRLQRLTGYTWENLVPCAEKLLIAHDGDVKEANKQKCQQPSQQQQQQQQQQQGQTVYHGSGQTATVAQYLHWPCVQYPQQAPQPGLAPNHRPASYLSHSTTSLQTPNGNTQAIAALQDPKSSITNRAYQVSMHYTCAAPCFDR; translated from the exons ATGGAGCTAGAGGACCAATGGTGGAAAGGACAACTCGCTGCAGATATATACAAGGCGCTACGATACAAA GAGCTGGAGTTGCCGTCCTACAAAGGCCAGTCCCCTCAGCTCAACCTGAGACGATACTTTGCTGACCTCGTCGCCATCGTCAGCAACCGCTTCAGGCTGTGTCCCGCCGCCAGACACCTGGCCGTCTACCTCCTGGACCTCTTCATGGACCGCTATGATGTCACGGTGCAGCAGCTCCACATGGTCTCGCTGTCATGTCTTCTGTTGGCCA GTAAATTTGAGGAAAGGGAGGACCGGGTGCCCAAGCTGGAGACCCTGAACAGCCTGGGCTGCATGAGCTCCATGAACCTGGTCCTGACCAAGCAGGGTTTACTTCACATGGAGCTGCTCCTGCTGGAGACCTTCCAGTGGAACCTGTACCTGCCGACAGCCGCGCATTTCATAGAATACTACCTGTCTATTGCCGTCCACGAGGGAGACCTCCACGATGGCTGGCCTATGACCTGCCTGGAGAAGACCAAACTATTCATGGCCAAGTATGCTGATTACTTCCTGGAGGTTTCCTTGCAGG atcatgtgtttttgtgttttgcccCCTCGCTGGTGTCTGCTGCGTGTGTGGCCACCTCCCGCCTCATCCTCCACCTGTCCCCTACATGGCCGCCCCGACTGCAACGCCTCACAGGCTACACATGGGAGAACCTGGTCCCATGTGCCGAGAAACTCCTCAT tgCACATGATGGTGACGTCAAAGAGGCCAACAAGCAGAAGTGCCAGCAGcccagccagcagcagcagcagcagcaacaacagcaacagggCCAGACGGTGTACCACGGTTCAGGCCAGACAGCCACTGTGGCCCAGTACCTGCACTGGCCCTGCGTGCAGTATCCCCAGCAGGCTCCGCAGCCGGGCCTGGCCCCTAACCACAGGCCTGCCTCCTACCTCAGCCActccaccaccagcctgcagaCTCCTAACGGCAACACCCAGGCCATCGCCGCCCTACAGGATCCAAAGTCCAGCATTACTAACCGGGCTTACCAAGTCAGCATGCACTACACCTGCGCTGCTCCGTGCTTTGACAGATAA